Part of the Variovorax paradoxus B4 genome, ATGAATGCACTGTGTCGGCGGAATCCGTTGGCGCAGTGGCTGCACCACCCTTGATCATCAGGCGCTGGTGCGGTTCTTCCAGGGAACCATGTGTGTTCTTCTGGATGCTGGCAATGAAGCCCACACCGCAGTCCATCGCTGCGGAGTGGGTTTTTTTTTGCCCGCACCCGACAGTGCCGTCGGCTGGTATCGCTTTGACACGGTTCATCAACCATTCGGCAGCCATGCAGTGCTGCCCCACGTCTTAAGGTTCCGCCATGCTGACTACTTCACGTCGCCGCCTCCTGGTTTCCTCGGCCGCATCGGCCGCCGCGCTCGCATCTCCCGCGTGGATGCGATCCGCTTTCGCTGCCGACACCATCAAGGTCGGTGCCCTGTACTCCCAGACCGGTGGGCTCTCCATCGTGGAGAAGATGCTCGCCAACGCGGTGCGCATGGCGGTGGCGGAGATCAATGCCGCGGGCGGCGTGATGGGCCGCACGGTGGAAGTCGTGCTGGAGGACGGGGCCTCCGACCCCAAGACCTTCAACGAGAAGGCGTCGAAGCTGGTGACGCGCGACCGCATCGAGACGGTGTTCGGCTGCCATACCTCGGCCAGCCGCAAGGCCGTGCTGCCGGTCTTCGAGCGGCGCAATGCGATGCTTTTCTACCAGACGCACTACGAGGGCTACGAATGCTCGAAGAACGTCGTCTACAGCGGCGCCGTCGCCAACCAGCAGCTTGGAAACTACATTCCCTGGATCGCTCAGAAGCTCGGCAAGAAGAAGTTCTTCATCGTCGGTTCCAACTACGTCTACCCGCGCGAAATGGCCAAGGTCAGCAAGAAGCTGATCGAGGAGTCGGGCGCGAAGTGGGTGGCCGACGAATACCTCGAACTCGGGCATTCCGAATGGGCGACGATGGTGCGCAAGATCAAGGAGTCCGGTGCCGACGTGGTCCTGTCGAACGTCGTCGGTGATTCGCTGGTGGCCTTCTACCGCGAGTACAAGAACCAGGGCATGTCGCAGGCCGCGGTGCCGATCTGCGCCACCGTGACCAGCGAGATCGAGATCGCCGCCATGGGCGCCGAATATGCGGCGGGCAGCTACACCTCGGTGCCGTACTTCATGTCGATCGACACGCCCGCCAACAAGTCCTTCATCGAGCGCTACCGCAAGTTCGTGAACGATCCCAAGGCCGTCACGTACCACTCGCTCGAGGCCGCCTACTTCCAGGTGTTCCTGTGGAAGCAAGCCGTCGAGGCCGGCAAGGCCACGACGGCCGATGCGATTCGCGCCAACATCGGCGGGCAGACCTTCGATGCGCCCGGCGGCAGGGTGCGCATCGATCCCGACAGCCTGCACGCATGGGTCACCCCGCGCATCGGGCAGTGGCAGGCCGACGGCCAGAGCAAGGTGGTCGACGCGAACCCGCAGCCGCTGCGACCGCTGCCCTACTCGGCGTACGGCGAGACCGACAGCAACCTGATCTGCACGCGCAAGGGCGCAGTCACCGCCAAGATCTGAAGCCCCTGCGGCCCATCTCGTCGCGCGCACCGGCGTGCGCCGGGGGCCGCGCCGTGCAAGGAATTTCCGACATGCTGGATGTACTTCTGATCGGCCTGAGCGTGGGCTCGATCCTTCTGCTGGCCGCGCTCGGCCTCGTCATCATCTACGGCGCCATGGGGGTCGTGAACATGGCCCATGGCGAGATGATCATGGTGGGCGCCTACGCCGCGGTCATGACGCAGATCTGGCTCGGATGGGGCCTGTACGCGGCCATTCCCATCGCCTTCGTGCTCACGGCGCTGCTGGGGTTCCTGATCGAGCGCTGCGTGGTGCGCCGCCTCTACGGACGGCTGGGCGACACCCTGCTCGCGACGTGGGGCGTGGCCATCCTGGTGCAGCAGTTCGTGCGGCTCGAAGGCGGACTGGCGTTCTTCGGCATCCACATCGAAGGCCTCGGGCCGGGACTCCAGAACATGCCCGTTCCCACGGAACTGCAGGGTGCATTCCAGATCGCCGGCACATCGATCAATGCCTACCGCGCATTCATCGTCGCGAGCACGATCGTGCTGACGCTGGCCACCTGGCTGTTGCTCTACCGCACCCGCATCGGCATGCAGGTTCGCGCGATCATCCGCAATCCGCGCATGGCCGCGGCGTGCGGCATCGACGTCGAACGCGTGAACGCCCTGACCTTCGCCTTCGGCGCCGGGCTGGCGGGCATCACGGGCGTGCTGGTCGCGGGCTTCAAGACCGTGTCGCCCGACATGGGGACGGCGTTGGTCGTCGACAGCTTTCTCGTGGTGGTGGCGGGCGGCGTGGGCAGCCTGCTCGGCGCCGTCGTGACCGCCATCGGCCTGGGCGAGGTCAACGGCGTCGTCGCCGCCGTCACCAACGACATCGTGGCGCGCGCGGCGGTGTTCGGTCTCGTGATCCTTCTGATCGTCGTCCGCCCGCAGGGCCTGTTCTCGTTCAAGGGACGGTAAGACATGGTTTCCCAACTGGACCGGCGTGCGACCTTCGCCGCCTATGCGATCTTTCTCGTCCTGGTGGCCGCCGCGCCGCTGGTGCTCGACGGGTTCTGGCTCAACCGGCTCGCGAAGTACCTGGTGTACGGCATGCTCGGCATCGCCGTTGCGATGTGCTGGGGCTACGCCGGCATTCTCAACCTGGGGCAGGGCCTGTTCTTCGGCCTGGGGGCCTACATGCTGGCCATGTCGCTGAAGATGGCGAGTCCGTCGAGTCTTCAGCATGGCGGCCAGGGACCTGTGCCCGACTTCATGCTGTCGAATGCCGAACCGGGAGCGGTCGTCGACCTGTGCTGCATCAACCAGGGCTCGTTTCTCTGGCTGCCGTTCCGCTACCAGTGGTTCGGCATCCTGATGGGCGTGGTGCTGCCGGTGTTGGTCGCGTTCGTGCTGGGCGCGGTGGTTTTCCGCAAGCGCATCGCGGGTGTGTTCGTGTCGATCATCACGCTCGCGCTGGTGTTGCTGGTGCGGCTGCTGCTGGTGGATGCCCAGCCGCTGACCAACGGCTTCAACGGATTGTCCGACCTGGCCTGGCTGCGCGCCGGCGCGCTGGAGTTCGATCCCTACGGCACGTCGACCTACTACTTGATCGCCGGCGTGCTGGCGGTGGTGCTGGTCGGTGCGCGGCTGCTGCTGGCCACGCGCGCGGGGTTGATCCTGAGGGCGACGTCGGGCGATCCGCAGCGCGCGCGCTACCTCGGTTTCGACGTGGCGCACTACCAGACTTTCTTCTTCGCGCTGTCGGCGGGCATCGCGGCACTGGCCGGCATGCTCTACGTGGTGGTGGCCGAGTTTGCGTCGCCGACCTTCATGGACCTGGCGTTCTCGATCACCATGGTGGTGTGGGCCGCGGTCGGCGGGCGCGCGTCGCTGCTCGGCGCGTGCGTGGGCGCCATCCTGATCAACATGCTCGAGGCAACGGCCAGCGAAACGCAGTCGCTGGTGGAAGCCTGGCGCGTGATCGTGGGGCTGACCTTCGTGCTGGTGGTGCTCTATCTGCCGAAGGGAATCGGTGGCTGGGTGCACGACATGCTCGCGCGCTGGAGCAGCCGGCCCGCGCCACGCGAACTCGGGAATGCCCGATGAGCGCGATGGCACTTGAACTGAGATCGCTGGGCGTCAACTTCGGCGGCTTCAAGGCGGTGGACGGCGTGTCGCTGCAGGTCGCCGAAGGCGAGCTGCGTGTGCTGCTCGGTGCCAACGGCGCGGGCAAGACCACCCTGATGGACCTCGTTTCGGGAAAGACGCGAAGCTCCGAAGGGCGCGTCGAGCTGTACGGCGCCGACGTGACCAACTGGCCTGAATACCGCGTGGCGCGCGCCGGGATCGGGCGCAAGTTCCAGATACCCAGCGTTTTCAGGGAACTGAGCGTGCGGCAGAACTTGTGCGTCGCGGCAACCAGGGAGCCATCGATCGTTCGCAACCTGCGCTGGGGCTTCGACAGGCAGGACGAGACCCGGGTCGACGAGATCCTCGCGCTGACCGGTCTCGAGAGCGTGCAGCAGCGGCAGGCGGCGGACCTGAGCCATGGCCACACGCAGTGGCTGGAACTGGGATTGCTGATCGCGCAGCGCCCCAAGGTGATCCTGCTCGACGAGCCGACGGCCGGCATGACGCAGGCGGAAACGCGCAAGACGGCACAGATCCTGAAGGCGCTGCGCGGCCGCCACACCATCCTGGTGGTCGAGCACGACATGGCATTCGTGCGGGACATCGCAGAGCGCATCACGGTGCTTCATCTCGGCCGCGTGCTGGCCGAAGGCAGTGTCGCGGAGATCGAGCGCGACCCCCGTGTGCGGCAGGCCTACCTCGGCTCTCACGGAATTGCTTCGCCATGCTGAAACTATCGAACGTCAACGGCTTCTACGGGCGCAGCCACGCCCTGCAGGATGTGGATCTGACCATACCGGCAGGCAAGGTCACGGCGATCCTCGGGCGCAACGGAATGGGCAAGACCACCTTGCTTCGCACCCTGATGGGCAGCATGGTCCGCTCCACAGGTGCGATCGAACTCGAGGGCGTGCGCATCGACGGCCTGCCGACCCACCTGCGCGCCCGCAGCGGCATTGCCTATGTGCCGCAGGGACGCGAGATCATTGCGGATTTCAGCGTGCGGCAGAACATCCTGATGGGCGCGTTCGCAGGCCGCGGGCCACGCGCGATCCCGCCGCTGGCGCTGAAGCTGTTCCCGTACCTCGCGGCCAACCTGCATCGGCCCGGCGGCGTGTTGTCGGGCGGCCAGCAGCAGCAGCTCGCGCTGGCGCGGGCGCTCGCAGCCCATCCCAAGGTCATGCTGCTCGACGAACCGAACGAGGGCATCCAGCCTTCCGTGGTCGAAGAGATCGAATCCGCCATCATCCGCCTGAACCGCGAATTCGGCATGACCATGGTGCTGGTGGAGCAGAACATCGATTTCGCCCGCCGCGTGGCGAGCCATTTCGCCATGTTCGAGAAGGGATCGATCGTCGAGAGCGGTCCGATCGACCGGCTGACGAACGAAGTCGTGGACAGGCACATGACCTTCTGAACTGCTCCCTCGCAGGGGCAGCGCTTCAACACTTCATTTCACCAGGAGTTCAAGAATGAGCAATCTCGAATCGGGTATCAAGACCACGGCCGCGGAAGTTGCGGCGGCGCTGGACCTCGGCGCCTTGACCGTGGCGCAGGTCCAGGACGGTTTTCGAACCGGCGCGTTCACCGCGGAAAGCCTCGCCGCAGACTGCATGAAGCAGATCGAGGCGTTCAACACGCGCTACAACGCGATCATCTTCATCAACGAAGAGGCCATCGAGGATGCGCGCGCCATCGACCGGCGGCGCCTGGCTGGCGAACTGCTGGGACCTCTTGCGGGTGTGCCGGTCGTCGTCAAGGATCCCATGGACATGGTGGGGTTCCCGACCACGGCGGGGTGGTCGCTGCTCTACAGCAAGACGGGGGGCGTCGATCTCATGCCGGCGACCGATTCGCCCGTGGTCGCACGCATGCGAGCCGCGGGTGCGGTCATCCTGGGCAAGACAAATGTGCCCGTGCTGAGTCATACGGGGACGCATGCCGACGACAGCTGGGCGGGCCCCACGTTGAACGTCGTGGTGCCGGACCGGGTGCCCGGCGGCAGCAGCGCCGGAACCGCCGCCGCAGTCAGCGCAGGCATGGCGGTGTTGGGCCTGGCCGAGGAAACGGGCGGTTCGATCCAGAATCCGGCCTCGGCGCAGGACCTGGTCGGCATCAAGCCGACGATCGGGCTGGTGCCGAATGCAGGGGTGATGCCTTTGTCCGGCAATCGCGATGTCGTGGGCCCGATCGCGCGATGCGTTCGCGATGCCGCGCTGTGTCTCGACGTATTGGCGGGCTACACGGCCGAGGATCCGAAGACGCTCGCCGGGGTGGGAAAGAAGCCCCGGCTCGGCTACACGTCGAAGCTGAGCGCCCACGCGCTCAAGGGGGCGCGCCTCGGCCTCTTCGGCAAGGGCTGGCGCGACCAGCCGCTCGCGCCGGAAACCGAAAGACTCTACGAACGCGCGCAGAGGGAATTGACGGAGCTGGGTGCGGTCCTGGTGAACGATCCATTCCACGGTTCCGGCTTTGCAGCGCTGCGCAAGCCGACCGCGCCGCTGCCGAATTTCGATGCGCGCGGCATGGAGTCGGTTCCGTACGACCTGCACAAGTACCTCCAGCGCCTGGGGCCCGATGCGGCGCTGAAGAGTTTCAGTGAATTTGCCGCTGCCACGGCGAAACAGTCGGCCTTCGACCGGGGCGGTGTGCTCGACTTCATGCATACGCTGCCGCAGTTCGTCGCCTCGCTGCAATCACCCACGGTCCCGCCGGATCTCTCCGAGTTCATTGCGCTGAAGGAAGCGTACCTTCGGATCATCGAAGAAGTTTTCGAGCGGCACCAGCTCGACGCGCTGGTCTTCCCGCAGATGCGCGAGGAGTTGCCGCTGGCCGGGCGGGGGCACACCATCCAGGAAACGACGGTCGGCGAAATCAACATCGCCGGCGTGCCGGGTGTCACCGTACCTGCGGGCTACTACGGCTCCGGTTCACCGTTCGGCCTGATCTTCGTGGGAAAGCTCTGGAGCGAAGCCGAACTCCTCGCCCTTGCGCACAGCTACGAAACCGGCACGCAGCATCGCCGCTCACCGAGCCTGCGGGCGTAGGCTCCGCATCACTTTGCCGGCACAGCGTCTTCCCGCATGGCCTGCAGCTCGGCCGGCCGGCCGCCGCCTTCCAGGTACTTCCAGTACGCCACATAGCCCGACAGGTAATGCTCCACGTCGTCGATGCGCACGCGGAAGCTGTGGTGGCGGATGAACGAACTGCCCACGATGCGTGAGGGGTTCCTGAAGAACATCGCGAGCTCCGGCCAGAAGTG contains:
- a CDS encoding transporter substrate-binding domain-containing protein, which gives rise to MLTTSRRRLLVSSAASAAALASPAWMRSAFAADTIKVGALYSQTGGLSIVEKMLANAVRMAVAEINAAGGVMGRTVEVVLEDGASDPKTFNEKASKLVTRDRIETVFGCHTSASRKAVLPVFERRNAMLFYQTHYEGYECSKNVVYSGAVANQQLGNYIPWIAQKLGKKKFFIVGSNYVYPREMAKVSKKLIEESGAKWVADEYLELGHSEWATMVRKIKESGADVVLSNVVGDSLVAFYREYKNQGMSQAAVPICATVTSEIEIAAMGAEYAAGSYTSVPYFMSIDTPANKSFIERYRKFVNDPKAVTYHSLEAAYFQVFLWKQAVEAGKATTADAIRANIGGQTFDAPGGRVRIDPDSLHAWVTPRIGQWQADGQSKVVDANPQPLRPLPYSAYGETDSNLICTRKGAVTAKI
- the urtB gene encoding urea ABC transporter permease subunit UrtB, translating into MLDVLLIGLSVGSILLLAALGLVIIYGAMGVVNMAHGEMIMVGAYAAVMTQIWLGWGLYAAIPIAFVLTALLGFLIERCVVRRLYGRLGDTLLATWGVAILVQQFVRLEGGLAFFGIHIEGLGPGLQNMPVPTELQGAFQIAGTSINAYRAFIVASTIVLTLATWLLLYRTRIGMQVRAIIRNPRMAAACGIDVERVNALTFAFGAGLAGITGVLVAGFKTVSPDMGTALVVDSFLVVVAGGVGSLLGAVVTAIGLGEVNGVVAAVTNDIVARAAVFGLVILLIVVRPQGLFSFKGR
- the urtC gene encoding urea ABC transporter permease subunit UrtC, with the protein product MVSQLDRRATFAAYAIFLVLVAAAPLVLDGFWLNRLAKYLVYGMLGIAVAMCWGYAGILNLGQGLFFGLGAYMLAMSLKMASPSSLQHGGQGPVPDFMLSNAEPGAVVDLCCINQGSFLWLPFRYQWFGILMGVVLPVLVAFVLGAVVFRKRIAGVFVSIITLALVLLVRLLLVDAQPLTNGFNGLSDLAWLRAGALEFDPYGTSTYYLIAGVLAVVLVGARLLLATRAGLILRATSGDPQRARYLGFDVAHYQTFFFALSAGIAALAGMLYVVVAEFASPTFMDLAFSITMVVWAAVGGRASLLGACVGAILINMLEATASETQSLVEAWRVIVGLTFVLVVLYLPKGIGGWVHDMLARWSSRPAPRELGNAR
- the urtD gene encoding urea ABC transporter ATP-binding protein UrtD: MSAMALELRSLGVNFGGFKAVDGVSLQVAEGELRVLLGANGAGKTTLMDLVSGKTRSSEGRVELYGADVTNWPEYRVARAGIGRKFQIPSVFRELSVRQNLCVAATREPSIVRNLRWGFDRQDETRVDEILALTGLESVQQRQAADLSHGHTQWLELGLLIAQRPKVILLDEPTAGMTQAETRKTAQILKALRGRHTILVVEHDMAFVRDIAERITVLHLGRVLAEGSVAEIERDPRVRQAYLGSHGIASPC
- the urtE gene encoding urea ABC transporter ATP-binding subunit UrtE; protein product: MLKLSNVNGFYGRSHALQDVDLTIPAGKVTAILGRNGMGKTTLLRTLMGSMVRSTGAIELEGVRIDGLPTHLRARSGIAYVPQGREIIADFSVRQNILMGAFAGRGPRAIPPLALKLFPYLAANLHRPGGVLSGGQQQQLALARALAAHPKVMLLDEPNEGIQPSVVEEIESAIIRLNREFGMTMVLVEQNIDFARRVASHFAMFEKGSIVESGPIDRLTNEVVDRHMTF
- a CDS encoding amidase, which gives rise to MSNLESGIKTTAAEVAAALDLGALTVAQVQDGFRTGAFTAESLAADCMKQIEAFNTRYNAIIFINEEAIEDARAIDRRRLAGELLGPLAGVPVVVKDPMDMVGFPTTAGWSLLYSKTGGVDLMPATDSPVVARMRAAGAVILGKTNVPVLSHTGTHADDSWAGPTLNVVVPDRVPGGSSAGTAAAVSAGMAVLGLAEETGGSIQNPASAQDLVGIKPTIGLVPNAGVMPLSGNRDVVGPIARCVRDAALCLDVLAGYTAEDPKTLAGVGKKPRLGYTSKLSAHALKGARLGLFGKGWRDQPLAPETERLYERAQRELTELGAVLVNDPFHGSGFAALRKPTAPLPNFDARGMESVPYDLHKYLQRLGPDAALKSFSEFAAATAKQSAFDRGGVLDFMHTLPQFVASLQSPTVPPDLSEFIALKEAYLRIIEEVFERHQLDALVFPQMREELPLAGRGHTIQETTVGEINIAGVPGVTVPAGYYGSGSPFGLIFVGKLWSEAELLALAHSYETGTQHRRSPSLRA